DNA from Gottschalkia purinilytica:
ATAGGTGCAGATGGTAGTGGGGCAAAACACCTTCTTGTACCTGCTGGAGGATCAAAGACACCTATTAATGAAGAAATATTGAAAGAAAGACTAAACTATTTGAAAATGGACGGTGGAGAAGTTTTCAAATTTGCAGTAAGAAAGATAGATGAAGTATCTAAAAATATTATTGAAAAAAGTGGATTGAAACTTGAAAATATAGATTGTTTAATACCTCATCAAGCTAATATAAGAATTATAGATTCAGCGATAAAGAAACTTAAGTTATCAAAAGAAAAAGTATATGCAAATTTAGAAAAATATGGCAATATGTCAGCAGCTTCTATACCAATTGCTTTAGATGAAGCTATAAAAGAAAATAAGATTAAGGATAATGATATTATACTGCTTATAGGATTTGGTGGAGGATTAACTTGGGGAGCATCTGTTCTAAAGTGGTATAAGAAATAGGAGGGAGACTATGATTAGAACAGAACTATGTGGACTTTTAAATATACAGTATCCAATAATTCAAGGCGGAATGGCATGGATTGCTACAGGAGAACTAGCTGCTGCAGTATCTAATGCAGGTGGACTTGGAATTATAGGATGTGGAAATGCTCCAGCAGAAGTTATAAAAAAAGAGATACAAAAAGTCAAAAATTTGACAGATAAGCCTTTTGGAGCTAATGTTATGTTACTATCACCGCATGTAGATGATATAATAGAACTTTTATATGAGGAAAAAGTTCCTGTTATAACTACAGGAGCAGGAAATCCAGGTAAGTATATAGAAAAGTTCAAGAGTATTGGAACGAAAGTTATACCTGTAGTTCCTACAGTTGCGTTGGCAAAAAGAATGGAAAAATTAGGCGCAGATGCTATTATAATAGAAGGAACAGAAGCAGGTGGACACATAGGAGAATTGACTACTATGACATTACTCCCTCAAGTAGTAGATGCTGTAAATATACCAGTCATAGCTGCTGGAGGAATAGCTGATGGAAGAGGTGTTATTGCTGCTTTAGTTTTAGGTGCTGAAGGAGTACAAATAGGAACTAGATTTGTTTGTACAACTGAATGTATAGCTCATGAAAATTACAAGCAAGCGATAGTTAAATCAGGAGATAGAGATGCAATAGTTACAGGAAGAAGCACAGGACATCCTGTTAGAACATTAAAAAATAAGTTTACTAAGAAGATATTAGAAATGGAGTCAGAAAAGGTTGATATAAAACAAATAGAAGAATTTGGAATGGGGTCTTTGAAAAGGGCTGTTTTAGAAGGAGATTCTGAAAATGGGTCTATAATGGCAGGACAAATAAGTGGACTTATTAAAGACATAAAATCTTGCAAAGAAGTGATGGAAGAAATTGTAATGCAAGCTGAAGCTGTAAAAAATAGACTACAAAGTATTTAGAGGTGAAAATATGAGAAAAATGGCCTTTATATTTCCAGGGCAAGGAGCTCAATATGTCGGTATGGGAAAAGATATAGCTTTAAATTACAAGCAATCAGAAGAAATATTTGATATAGCAAATGAAATATTAAGAAATGATATTAAAAGTCTATGTTTTGAAGGACCAGAAGATGAGCTAATGAAAACAGAAAATACCCAACCAGCTATTTTGGCTACATCTATAGCAATTTTGAAAATTATAGAAGAAAGCGGTATAAAAGCTGATGTCACAGCTGGTTTAAGTCTAGGAGAATATGCAGCTTTAGTATACAGTGGAGTTTTAGATTTTAAAGAGACTGTAGAACTAGTAAGAAAAAGAGGAAAATATATGCAAGAAGTAGTTCCACAAGGAAAAGGAGCTATGGCAGCTATATTAGGTCTAGATAGAGAAATTGTAAATACTATAATAGAAGAGTGTAGTGTGAAAGGCGTAATAGAAGGAGCCAATTATAATTGTCCAGGACAAATAGTTTTATCGGGAGAAACAGAAACCATAAAGTTAGCATGTGACATAGCAAAAGATAAAGGTGCAAAAAGAGCAGTTATACTACCAGTTAGTGCTCCCTTTCACTGTAGTCTACTGAAGCCAGCAGGAGAAATGCTTAAAAAAGAATTAGAAAACATATCTATAAGTGATATCAATGTGGATATAATTTCAAATGTTACAGGTAATTATATAGATAATAAAGACAAAGTAAAAGAATTACTTATAAATCAAGTTTCAAATTCAGTACTTTGGGAAGACACTATAGACCTAATGATAAAAGATGGTATAAATACTTTTGTAGAAATAGGACCAGGAAAAACACTTACAGCTTTCGTGAAAAAAACAGCTAAAAAACATGGTGTTAAAGTAGAAAGCTTTAATATAGAAAATGTAGATTCATTAAAGGAATTCTTAAATACTTTTAAATAGAGGAGGGTCATAGATGAACTTACAAGGTAAAGTGGCCTTAGTTACTGGAGGGTCTAGAGGATTAGGTAGAGCTATAGCTATTAAGTTAGCAGAATTAGGAGCTGATATAGTTATAAACTATTCTAGCAGTGAAGACCAAGCTCTTAAAGTTAAAGAAGAAATAGAAAACTTAGGAAGAAGAGCTTTAGTTATAAAGGCAGATATTTCTAATATAGAAGAAGCAAGTAATTTAGTTTCTGAGTCATTAAATGAATTTTCTAAAATAGATATATTAGTAAACAATGCGGGAATAACTAAAGATAACTTATTATTAAGAATGACAGAAAATGAGTGGGACGATGTTATTAATATAAACTTAAAAGGAACTTTTAATGTTACTAAAAGCTTAATAAGAAGTATGATTAAACAAAGAGATTGTAGTATAATCAATGTTGCTTCTATTGTAGGAGTATCAGGAAATGCAGGACAATGTAACTATTCGGCATCTAAGGCTGGAGTTATAGGGTTTACAAAGTCTCTAGCTAAAGAAGTTGCAAAGAAAAATGTAAGGGTGAATGCTATTGCTCCTGGATTTATAGAAACAGATATGACAGGTAAGTTATCAGATAAAATAATAGATGAGTACTTAAAAAGCATTCCACTTGGAAAATTAGGAGAACCAGAAGATGTAGCAAATGCTGTTGCATTTTTAGCAAGTGATATGTCTAAATATATTACAGGTCAGGTTCTAGTTGTGGATGGTGGATTGTTAATTTAAAAGAAATTTAATATAATATAATGTACTGTGGAAGGAGGTGTAAAATTATGGTATTTGAAAAAATTAAAAAGCTAATCGCAGAACAATTAGATGTTTCTGAAGATGAAATAAAACTAGAATCATCTTTTCAAGATGATTTAGAAGCTGATTCATTAGATGTTGTTGAACTTATAATGGCTATTGAAGATGAGTTTGATATAGAAATACCAGATGAAGAAGCTGAAAAGATTTCAATTGTAAAGGATGCAGTTGACTATATTCAAAACAATGCATAATAATTGAAAGTACTTAAAAGGTCCCGTATATCGGGACCTTAAAATAGATTAATTAATCTTAAGATATACTGAAATTATAACATTAAGTTTTTAAATATACTAAAATAAATAAAATAAGCTTAGGGGGTTAGATATGCAAAAAAGAGTAGTTATAACAGGTATAGGGGTTATAAGTCCTATTGGTATAGGCAAAGAAGAATTCTACAATTCACTTTTAGAAGGAAAAAGTGGAATTGATACTATAACTAGATTTGATACTGAAGGATTTACAACAACTATAGCTGGTGAGATAAAAAACTTTAACCCTGAAGATTATATAGATAAAAGAGAAATAAAAAAGATGGATAGATATACACAGTATGCTGTAGCAGCAAGTAAGCTTGCTATTGAGGATGCTGACTTAGATGTTGAAAGCATTGATAAAGAAAGATTCGGGGTTATGCTTGGTTCTGGTATAGGTGGTATAGAGACACTCGAAGAGCAGTATAAGAGATTATTAGATAAGGGACCAAAAAGAGTAAGTCCGTTTCTAATACCTATGATGATAGGAAATATGGCTGCAGGACAGGTATCTATAATGTTTGGAGCAAAAGGAGTAAATGAAACTATAGTAACAGCATGTGCTTCTTCTACAAACTCTATTGGTGATGCTTTTAAAGTTATACAAAGAGGAGATGCCGATATTATAATATCAGGTGGAACAGAGGCTCCTATAACATCAGTATCTTTAGCAGGTTTTGCTGCTGCTAAGACACTATCTACAAATAATGAGAATCCAACAGAAGCTAGTAGACCATTTGATAAAGACAGAGATGGATTTGTTATGGGAGAAGGAGCAGGAATATTAATTTTAGAAGAATTGGATCATGCACTAAACAGAGGCGCTAAAATATATGGAGAAGTAGTTGGATATGGGGTAACATCAGATGCTCATCATATAACTACTCCTGCTGATAATGGAGAAGGTGCTGTAAGAGCTATGAAAATGGCCTTACGAGATGCTAACATAAAGCCTGAAGAAGTGGACTATATAAATGCACATGGAACGTCTACTTACTATAATGACAAATTTGAAACAATAGCTATTAAAGAAGTATTTAAAGAACATGCTTATAAATTAAAAGTAAGCTCCACTAAGTCAATGACAGGGCATCTTTTAGGAGCTGCTGGTGGAGTTGAGGGATGTGTTTGTGCTTTAGCTGTAAGTGAAGACTACATGCCACCAACTATAAATTATACAACTAAAGATGAGGAATGTGATTTAGATTATATTCCGAATAAAGGAATTAAGGGAAAAGTTAGATATGCACTTTCAAATTCACTTGGATTTGGGGGACATAATGCTACTTTAATAATTGGAAAATATGAGTAGGTTAAAGGCTAGATGTGTTTTGTTAAGATCATCTAGTCTTAACTTTTTAAGTAGAATAAATTAATAAAACAATATATAACAAATATAGAATGCAAAGTTAGAAAAGCTTATTTTCAATGTTGAAATAGTTTATAAATCATTTTAAATTTAAAAGTTATACATAAAATTATATAAAATATCCAATATATAAGATATATGAGTATTTTTCAAAAACAAAATAAACAAGAAATATTTTAAAATATGCTTAAACAATTTTATTAAATATAGTAAACTTATAATATGATGATATTGTAGGTTCTTTAAAGCATTTTAAAGTATCTACAATATTATCACCACACTAACGGTAAATTCGGGGGTAATATATGAATACTTGTAATGTAAACGAAGAAAGAATGAATTTTTTGCAAGAGATACAGTCAAAGATAGGATATAAATTTAAAGATATAGAATTATTAAACTGGGCACTTACTCATAGTTCTTATGCTAATGAACATAAAAAACAAAAAATAGTGTATAATGAGAGACTAGAGTTTTTAGGAGATTCAATATTAGGATTAATAGTAAGTGAATATATTTTTATCAAATATCCTAACTATCCTGAAGGAGATTTAACTAAATTAAGAGCTACAGTAGTTTGTGAACCTTCATTATCATTTATAGGAAGAAAAATAAATTTGGGAAAATATCTTCTTTTAGGAAAAGGAGAAGAAGCTACAGGTGGTAGAGAAAGGGTATCTATATTAGCTGATGCTTTTGAGGCATTAATAGGAGCCATATATCTTGATGGTAAATTAAAAAATGCTAAGGAATTTACGCTAAAATATCTATCACCTGTAATAGAAAATGCTGTTAATGGAGGAGAACTTTTTATAGATTATAAAACACAACTTCAAGAAATGCTACAGAAGAAAAGTAAGTGTAAAATAGAGTATAAAGTTGTATTAGAAGAAGGTCCAGATCATAATAAGATATTCCATACAGAAGTTTCTATAGAAAATAAAATTTTAGGTAAGGGAATAGGTAAGAGTAAAAAAGAAGCTGAACAGAATGCGGCAAAGATAGCTTTAACGAAAATGGGTGTGAAAAATGAGTACTAGATATCATATAATACCAATATTTGTTCCTCATACAGGATGTCCTCATGATTGTGTGTTTTGCAATCAAAGAAAGATAACAGGGGTAAGTACGAATATTACAAAAGATGATGTGAAAGAAATAATAGAAACTTATTTGCAAACAATACCACAAAGTAATGAAAAGCTAGAAATCGCATTTTACGGAGGAAGCTTTACAGGAATAGAAAGTGATGTTCAAAAGGAGCTTCTAAGTATTGCTTTTGAGTATAAAAAAAGGGGAACAGTAGATAGAATAAGGCTTTCTACTAGACCAGATTATATAGATGATGAGAGACTTTTATTACTGAAAGATCATGGAGTAGATATTATAGAGCTTGGAGTTCAGTCTATGGATGAAGAAGTTCTTGAAAAAAGTTATAGAGGGCATACATCGGACGATGTTAGAAAGGCAGTAAAATTAATAAGAGAATATGATTTCTATTTAGGATTACAGATGATGATGGGACTTCCTAAAGATACAAGAGAAAAAATATTATATACTACTTATGAATTATTAAGTCTACATCCAGATTTTGTTAGAATATATCCTACTCTTGTTATAACAGATACTTATCTTGAAAAGCAATATTTAAACGGAGAGTACAAGCCTTTAACATTAGAGGAGGCAGTAAGTATTGCTACAGATGTATTAATGATATTTGAAAATTATAATATTAAAGTTATTAGAATAGGACTTCAGCCTAGTGATAATGTAGCTGAAGGTAAAGAAATAGTATCAGGACCTTTTCATTCATCATTTAGACAACTTGTGGAATCAAATATATATAGACATATAATGTCAGAAGTGTTAAAAGACATAAATACTCATACTAGAGAAATTAAGATATTAATAGGTAATAAGGAAATATCTAATTTAGCAGGTCAAAGATCATCAAATATTGATTTTTTAAAAGAAACTTTTAATTTAAAAAAGATTTTGATAAAAGGAGATAATATACCAAAAGATTATTTCTATATACAAACTAATAACAAAAGCTATAAAATAGATAGAAAAAAATATATAAATAACTATCTAAAACAAAGAGATTTGTTAAAATTAAATTAAATAAAAAAGAAATGGAAGAGGTGTATTAACTTGTTCCTAAAAAGACTAGAAATACAGGGGTTTAAATCATTCGCACAAAAAATAGAGATAGATTTTGAAGGAGGAGTAACTGGGGTAGTAGGGCCTAATGGAAGTGGAAAAAGTAATATATCTGACTCAGTAAGATGGGTTCTAGGAGAACAAAGTGTTAAAAACCTTAGAGGAAGTAAGATGGAAGATGTTATATTTTCAGGAACATCTAAAAGAAAACCACTAGGATATGCTGAGGTTACACTTGTATTAGATAATAAAGATAAAAAGCTACCAGTTGAGTATTCAGAAGTTTGCGTTACTAGAAGAGTATTTAGATCTGGTGAGAGTGAATATTATATAAATAAAAATTCTTGCAGACTTAAGGACATAAAAGAGCTTTTTATGGATACAGGAGTTGGAAAAGATGGATATTCAATAATAGGACAAGGTAGAATAGATGAAATACTAAGTTCAAAGTCAGAAGACAGAAGAAATATATTTGAAGAAGCTGCTGGAATAGTAAAGTATAAAACAAGAAAAGAAGAAGCAGAAAAGAAATTAGAAAAAACTAAAGAAAATTTACTTAGAATAGATGATATAGTAAGTGAACTAGAAAATCAGTTGGGACCACTTAAACAGCAGTCTGAAAAAGCAGAGAAATTTAAAGAGCTATCAGAAGCTTTA
Protein-coding regions in this window:
- the fabK gene encoding enoyl-[acyl-carrier-protein] reductase FabK codes for the protein MIRTELCGLLNIQYPIIQGGMAWIATGELAAAVSNAGGLGIIGCGNAPAEVIKKEIQKVKNLTDKPFGANVMLLSPHVDDIIELLYEEKVPVITTGAGNPGKYIEKFKSIGTKVIPVVPTVALAKRMEKLGADAIIIEGTEAGGHIGELTTMTLLPQVVDAVNIPVIAAGGIADGRGVIAALVLGAEGVQIGTRFVCTTECIAHENYKQAIVKSGDRDAIVTGRSTGHPVRTLKNKFTKKILEMESEKVDIKQIEEFGMGSLKRAVLEGDSENGSIMAGQISGLIKDIKSCKEVMEEIVMQAEAVKNRLQSI
- the fabD gene encoding ACP S-malonyltransferase, whose protein sequence is MRKMAFIFPGQGAQYVGMGKDIALNYKQSEEIFDIANEILRNDIKSLCFEGPEDELMKTENTQPAILATSIAILKIIEESGIKADVTAGLSLGEYAALVYSGVLDFKETVELVRKRGKYMQEVVPQGKGAMAAILGLDREIVNTIIEECSVKGVIEGANYNCPGQIVLSGETETIKLACDIAKDKGAKRAVILPVSAPFHCSLLKPAGEMLKKELENISISDINVDIISNVTGNYIDNKDKVKELLINQVSNSVLWEDTIDLMIKDGINTFVEIGPGKTLTAFVKKTAKKHGVKVESFNIENVDSLKEFLNTFK
- the fabG gene encoding 3-oxoacyl-[acyl-carrier-protein] reductase produces the protein MNLQGKVALVTGGSRGLGRAIAIKLAELGADIVINYSSSEDQALKVKEEIENLGRRALVIKADISNIEEASNLVSESLNEFSKIDILVNNAGITKDNLLLRMTENEWDDVININLKGTFNVTKSLIRSMIKQRDCSIINVASIVGVSGNAGQCNYSASKAGVIGFTKSLAKEVAKKNVRVNAIAPGFIETDMTGKLSDKIIDEYLKSIPLGKLGEPEDVANAVAFLASDMSKYITGQVLVVDGGLLI
- the acpP gene encoding acyl carrier protein encodes the protein MVFEKIKKLIAEQLDVSEDEIKLESSFQDDLEADSLDVVELIMAIEDEFDIEIPDEEAEKISIVKDAVDYIQNNA
- the fabF gene encoding beta-ketoacyl-ACP synthase II, whose protein sequence is MQKRVVITGIGVISPIGIGKEEFYNSLLEGKSGIDTITRFDTEGFTTTIAGEIKNFNPEDYIDKREIKKMDRYTQYAVAASKLAIEDADLDVESIDKERFGVMLGSGIGGIETLEEQYKRLLDKGPKRVSPFLIPMMIGNMAAGQVSIMFGAKGVNETIVTACASSTNSIGDAFKVIQRGDADIIISGGTEAPITSVSLAGFAAAKTLSTNNENPTEASRPFDKDRDGFVMGEGAGILILEELDHALNRGAKIYGEVVGYGVTSDAHHITTPADNGEGAVRAMKMALRDANIKPEEVDYINAHGTSTYYNDKFETIAIKEVFKEHAYKLKVSSTKSMTGHLLGAAGGVEGCVCALAVSEDYMPPTINYTTKDEECDLDYIPNKGIKGKVRYALSNSLGFGGHNATLIIGKYE
- the rnc gene encoding ribonuclease III, coding for MNTCNVNEERMNFLQEIQSKIGYKFKDIELLNWALTHSSYANEHKKQKIVYNERLEFLGDSILGLIVSEYIFIKYPNYPEGDLTKLRATVVCEPSLSFIGRKINLGKYLLLGKGEEATGGRERVSILADAFEALIGAIYLDGKLKNAKEFTLKYLSPVIENAVNGGELFIDYKTQLQEMLQKKSKCKIEYKVVLEEGPDHNKIFHTEVSIENKILGKGIGKSKKEAEQNAAKIALTKMGVKNEY
- a CDS encoding elongator complex protein 3 yields the protein MSTRYHIIPIFVPHTGCPHDCVFCNQRKITGVSTNITKDDVKEIIETYLQTIPQSNEKLEIAFYGGSFTGIESDVQKELLSIAFEYKKRGTVDRIRLSTRPDYIDDERLLLLKDHGVDIIELGVQSMDEEVLEKSYRGHTSDDVRKAVKLIREYDFYLGLQMMMGLPKDTREKILYTTYELLSLHPDFVRIYPTLVITDTYLEKQYLNGEYKPLTLEEAVSIATDVLMIFENYNIKVIRIGLQPSDNVAEGKEIVSGPFHSSFRQLVESNIYRHIMSEVLKDINTHTREIKILIGNKEISNLAGQRSSNIDFLKETFNLKKILIKGDNIPKDYFYIQTNNKSYKIDRKKYINNYLKQRDLLKLN